The following proteins are co-located in the Seriola aureovittata isolate HTS-2021-v1 ecotype China chromosome 7, ASM2101889v1, whole genome shotgun sequence genome:
- the ndufaf6 gene encoding NADH dehydrogenase (ubiquinone) complex I, assembly factor 6 isoform X1, with product MAAGVSSKHGLLSSKTSLYHTLHRKISPTSVCVQRAAEIRSVRAATSATPDSQHNEKFCLELVRSRDYDGFVSSLLLPEEVRRSSLALRAFNVELAQVKDSVSQKTIGLMRMEFWKTAIEEIYRDEPPNQPVTNELWRAVRKHYLTKRWLLKIITEREKDMDDRAYRNLQDLETYSENTQSSLIYLMLECLGLKNVHADHAASHIGKAQGIVTCLRATPYHSSRRKVYLPMDICMLHGASQEDFIRGSREQNVRDVVYDIASQAHVHLQHARSFSSNVPPAATPAFLQTVVLEDYLQRVRKADFDVFHPSLKNRNPLIPIQLYLRSWKKTY from the exons ATGGCAGCTGGCGTCAGCTCTAAACATGGGTTATTAAGCAGCAAAACGTCGCTGTACCACACTCTCCACAGAAAGATATCACCCACCAGCGTGTGTGTCCAGAGAGCGGCTGAAATACGGAGTGTGAGGGCGGCGACGAGCGCGACTCCGGACTCACAACACAACGAGAAGTTCTGTCTGGAGCTGGTCAG gtccAGAGACTATGACGGCTTcgtgtcctctctcctcctcccagaGGAGGTGCGGCGTTCCTCTTTGGCTCTGAGAGCCTTTAATGTGGAGCTGGCACAG GTGAAGGACTCAGTTTCCCAGAAGACCATTGGTCTGATGCGGATGGAGTTCTGGAAGACAGCCATAGAGGAAATCTACAGAGATGAGCCTCCGAACCAGCCGGTCACTAACGAGCTGTGGAGG GCGGTGAGGAAACACTACTTGACAAAGAGGTGGCTGCTGAAGATCATCACTGAGAGA GAAAAGGATATGGATGACAGAGCCTACAGGAACCTCCAGGACCTGGAGACGTATTCAGAGAACACACAGTCGTCCTTGATATACTTGATGCTGGAGTGTTTAG gtttGAAAAACGTGCACGCCGACCACGCAGCCAGTCACATCGGCAAAGCTCAGGGGATCGTCACGTGTCTGCGAGCGACTCCGTATCACAGCAGCCGACGGAAAGTCTACCTGCCCATGGACATCTGCATGCTG cacgGAGCGTCTCAGGAGGACTTTATCCGCGGCAGCCGGGAGCAGAACGTCCGGGACGTCGTGTACGACATCGCCAGTCAGGCTCACGTACATTTACAGCAC gCTCGATCTTTTAGCAGCAACGTTCCACCAGCTGCCACGCCGGCCTTCCTCCAGACG gTGGTGTTGGAGGACTACCTGCAGAGAGTGAGGAAGGCAGATTTCGATGTTTTCCACCCCAGTCTGAAGAACAGAAACCCCCTGATCCCCATCCAGCTGTACCTCCGCTCCTGGAAGAAGACATACTGA
- the ndufaf6 gene encoding NADH dehydrogenase (ubiquinone) complex I, assembly factor 6 isoform X2, which yields MWSWHRQVKDSVSQKTIGLMRMEFWKTAIEEIYRDEPPNQPVTNELWRAVRKHYLTKRWLLKIITEREKDMDDRAYRNLQDLETYSENTQSSLIYLMLECLGLKNVHADHAASHIGKAQGIVTCLRATPYHSSRRKVYLPMDICMLHGASQEDFIRGSREQNVRDVVYDIASQAHVHLQHARSFSSNVPPAATPAFLQTVVLEDYLQRVRKADFDVFHPSLKNRNPLIPIQLYLRSWKKTY from the exons ATGTGGAGCTGGCACAGGCAG GTGAAGGACTCAGTTTCCCAGAAGACCATTGGTCTGATGCGGATGGAGTTCTGGAAGACAGCCATAGAGGAAATCTACAGAGATGAGCCTCCGAACCAGCCGGTCACTAACGAGCTGTGGAGG GCGGTGAGGAAACACTACTTGACAAAGAGGTGGCTGCTGAAGATCATCACTGAGAGA GAAAAGGATATGGATGACAGAGCCTACAGGAACCTCCAGGACCTGGAGACGTATTCAGAGAACACACAGTCGTCCTTGATATACTTGATGCTGGAGTGTTTAG gtttGAAAAACGTGCACGCCGACCACGCAGCCAGTCACATCGGCAAAGCTCAGGGGATCGTCACGTGTCTGCGAGCGACTCCGTATCACAGCAGCCGACGGAAAGTCTACCTGCCCATGGACATCTGCATGCTG cacgGAGCGTCTCAGGAGGACTTTATCCGCGGCAGCCGGGAGCAGAACGTCCGGGACGTCGTGTACGACATCGCCAGTCAGGCTCACGTACATTTACAGCAC gCTCGATCTTTTAGCAGCAACGTTCCACCAGCTGCCACGCCGGCCTTCCTCCAGACG gTGGTGTTGGAGGACTACCTGCAGAGAGTGAGGAAGGCAGATTTCGATGTTTTCCACCCCAGTCTGAAGAACAGAAACCCCCTGATCCCCATCCAGCTGTACCTCCGCTCCTGGAAGAAGACATACTGA